The Candidatus Eisenbacteria bacterium DNA window TCGGTCGCCCTGGCTTCCCCCGACGGCGGCACCCAGCCGCCGAACGCCTCCTCGAGCGCGAGCGCGACCGCGATCGTGACGTGGTCGGCGCCCGGCGCGCCCACCACCTGCACGCCGAGCGGCAGGCCGTCGGCGTTGAGGCCGAGCGGGACCTGGGTCACCGGCAGCTCCAGCACGTTGAAGATCGCGGTATACACCCAGTTGAACGGCGGAAAGAGCGGCCGGCGGTGCCGCGGCGCCGGCTGCGGGTACGATGGATAGAGCAGCACGCCGTGCGACCCCAATCGCTCGACGACCTCGGCGCGCAGCGCGCGCCCGGCGTCGACGAAGCGCCGCGCGCGCGCCGGCGTCCACTCGGGCAGGCGTTCGAGGATGGCCAGCACGAGCGCGGGGAGCGTGTGCTGCGAGCCGCGGAACGGCCAGCGCATCAGCTCGAGCAGCGGGCGCACCGGCGCGCCGTTGCCGAGCAGCTCGCGGAAGGTGGTGTCGTTGGCGGCGGCGAGCGACGACGACCAGATGTCGAACGACGAGCGCAACGCCGGGAAGCTCGCCGGCGTGACCCGGGCGCCCCGCGCGGCGAGCGCCTCGGCGACCGCGCGCTGCGCCGTGCGGAGGTCGGGGGAGACCGCGATCGATCCGTTGTCGCCGACGTCGAGCACGGTGAGGCCGTCGATCGACACCGTCGCCGGATCGCCGAGCGGCTGGGC harbors:
- a CDS encoding amidase family protein, translated to AFFNGVFGHKPTGGLVPGTGQFPMAENAALRYLATGPLARRAEDLMPLVRVLAGPDGADAGCVAQPLGDPATVSIDGLTVLDVGDNGSIAVSPDLRTAQRAVAEALAARGARVTPASFPALRSSFDIWSSSLAAANDTTFRELLGNGAPVRPLLELMRWPFRGSQHTLPALVLAILERLPEWTPARARRFVDAGRALRAEVVERLGSHGVLLYPSYPQPAPRHRRPLFPPFNWVYTAIFNVLELPVTQVPLGLNADGLPLGVQVVGAPGADHVTIAVALALEEAFGGWVPPSGEARATD